In one Thunnus maccoyii chromosome 12, fThuMac1.1, whole genome shotgun sequence genomic region, the following are encoded:
- the ubxn7 gene encoding UBX domain-containing protein 7: MRHIYVVVCGGKMAALGDTSAPGVNGLIQQFTAITGATESVGKHMLEACNNNLEMAVTMFLDGGGIAEEPSTSSSSTASSSRAPPSDEVRAPIPQKQDILVEPEPLFGVPKRRRPARSIFDGFRDFQTETIRQEQELRNGGTVDKKLSTLADLFRPPIELMHKGSFETAKDCGQMENKWLMINIQNVQDFACQCLNRDVWSNDAVKTIIREHFIFWQVYHDSEEGQRYIQFYKLNKFPYISILDPRTGQKMVEWNQLDVASFLEQASGFLAEHGQLDGPSCHAPPAKRARSESLIDASEDSQLEAAIRASLQETHYESSNVPDAPDSPRSDDDSDAEPFSDSEGPISVDGSDSEMPEPQEEKSSASKHTPAPPTTSAQQRLHPDNSSSCHRKSPYKENNHNHKKEESKKNHLEPSAAVPRHPPPDADSVGNSCTATAESAGPSKISTTKTCDVDCPDDNGPKARLMLRYPDGQREQISLSSKAKLLALVRHVQSKGYPNERFELVTNFPRRKLAHLDYDITLQEAGLCPQETVFVQERN, encoded by the exons ATGCGCCacatttatgttgttgtttgtggcGGTAAGATGGCGGCGCTCGGAGACACCTCAGCTCCGGGGGTGAACGGGTTAATACAACAATTCACAGCAATAACAg GGGCCACAGAGAGTGTTGGAAAACATATGTTGGAAGCATGCAACAACAACCTGGAGATGGCAGTCACCATGTTTCTGGATGGAGGCGGGATAGCAGAGGAGCCCAGCACCAGCTCTAGTTCGACAGCTTCGAGCAGCAGAGCTCCCCCCTCAGA TGAAGTTCGAGCGCCCATTCCCCAGAAGCAGGACATACTGGTTGAACCAGAACCGCTGTTTGGAG TGCCAAAGCGAAGAAGACCCGCTCGATCTATATTTGATGGCTTCAGGGACTTCCAGACAGAAACAA TCCGCCAGGAACAGGAGCTGCGTAACGGTGGCACGGTGGATAAGAAACTGAGCACCCTGGCAGACCTTTTCCGTCCTCCCATTGAGCTCATGCACAAAGGCAGCTTTGAGACG GCAAAAGACTGCGGCCAAATGGAGAACAAGTGGTTAATGATCAACATTCAAAATGTTCAGGACTTTGCCTGCCAGTGCCTGAACAGAGACGTGTGGAGTAACGATGCAGTGAAGACCATCATCAGAGAACACTTCATATTCTGGCAG gTATATCATGACAGTGAAGAGGGACAAAGATACATCCAGTTCTATAAACTGAACAAGTTTCCCTATATTTCCATCCTCGACCCCCGTACAG GTCAGAAAATGGTGGAGTGGAACCAGCTGGATGTGGCATCGTTCTTGGAGCAGGCGTCTGGCTTCCTGGCAGAGCACGGGCAGCTCGACGGACCGTCCTGTCACGCACCCCCTGCCAAACGAGCTCGCTCT GAGAGTCTGATTGATGCCAGTGAAGACAGTCAGCTGGAGGCAGCAATCCGAGCCTCCCTACAGGAGACCCACTATGAGTCCTCAAATGTCCCTGACGCCCCAGATTCCCCGCGATCAGATGACGACTCTGATGCAGAGCCTTTCTCTGACAGCGAGGGTCCCATCTCTGTGGATGGCTCGGACAGTGAAATGCCAGAACCCCAGGAAGAGAAAAGTTCTGCCAGCAAACACACCCCAGCCCCTCCCACCACTTCGGCTCAGCAACGTCTTCACCCCGATAATTCGTCTTCTTGCCACAGAAAGTCTCCCTACAAAGAAAACAACCACAATCACAAGAAAGAGGAGAGCAAAAAGAACCACCTGGAGCCCTCAGCTGCCGTTCCTCGTCATCCTCCGCCTGACGCAGATTCTGTGGGGAACTCCTGTACAGCAACAGCTGAAAGCGCGGGGCCTTCAAAAATCAGCACCACCAAAACCTGTGACGTAGACTGCCCTGATGACAACG GTCCCAAGGCCAGATTGATGCTCCGTTACCCAGATGGACAGAGAGAACAAATTTCCTTGTCTTCTAAAGCAAAACTTTTG GCACTGGTAAGACACGTCCAGTCCAAGGGCTACCCTAACGAACGCTTCGAACTTGTCACCAACTTTCCCAGAAGGAAGCTCGCCCACTTGGACTATGACATCACACTGCAGGAGGCGGGGCTTTGTCCACAGGAGACTGTATTTGTGCAGGAGAGGAACTAG